From the genome of Cololabis saira isolate AMF1-May2022 chromosome 1, fColSai1.1, whole genome shotgun sequence:
TGAATTATTGATTAAGATACTCTGAAATGTAGTGGATTAAAAAGTCAACTACAAATAAAAGAGAAAGGGGTTGAAACCTGGTTCTTGTAAATTGTTTGAAACTGTCACTTTACttttgtgtaaaataaaatatagtacTGTTCCCTTGAATGTACATTTGATATATTGAGGGTAATTGTGcaatttattgttaaaaaaccCCAAACTGATAGGAAAACAACTCTCAGGACGAGGTGGTGGCTCTTAAAAGAGCCTTTTTGATTTTGTCCAGCAGTGATGCTTCACTTCTTCTTGGGTGCTGCCTTCTTGGCTTTGGGCTTGGCCACCTTCTTGGCGGGGGACTTGTTGGCTTTGGGGGCCTTCTTCAGCACCTTCTTGGGGCTCTTGGCGACCTTCTTGGGGCTCTTTGCGACCTTCTTGGGGCTCTTGGCCGTCTTCTTGAGCGCTGCGGGCTTCTTCACCTTCTTGGGGCTCTTCTTGGCCGCTGCTGGTTTCTTGGCTGCTGCGCTCTTCGCCTTCTTCGCTGCTGCGGGTTTCTTGGCGGCGGGCTTGTTGGCTTTAGGAGCCGCTTTGTTCACGGGAGCTTTGGCCTTCGTGTCAGTGTTCTTGCTCATCTTGAAGGAGCCGGAGGCCCCGGTCCCCTTGGTCTGGACCAGGGTCCCCTTGGTCACCAGGCTCTTGATGGCGGTGTTGACGCGGGCTTTGTTCTTGTCCACGTCGTATCCTCCGGCGGCCAGAGCTTTCTTGACGGCGGCGGCGGACACGCCGCTGCGCTCCTTGGACGCGGCCACGGCCTTCACGATGAGCTCTGCCGCGCTGGGGCCGGCCTTCTTCGGCTTGGACACCTTCTTCTTGGCGGCTTTGGCCGGAGCCGGAGCTGGAGCTACTTCTGCCATGTCGAGCTGCTGCGAGAGTCACTTCTAATGATGAGAAGCCGGAGCTCCGACGGAACTTAAACACACCATGAGAACCGTGGAGACTCAACCCGCAGCGCCGCTCCCGTGTGCAGTCGGCGGAGTCccacttgtgttttctcctcGTCCTTTAACGGGTCAAAAATCTGTGTTGGAGCGTCGTTTCAGGCTGACAGAGGAGAAGCTGACAGCGGACTAGTTTCTCTTCGTGTCCAGATACTCTGGAAGTCCGATGTTCTCCGCAGTTTGTTTGTGGGGGTTTAAAACTTCGTGGAGTCGCCGCGGAGCTCGGGGCCGATCAGCAACTTCCCCCTCTTCTTTCTCTCCTAAAATGCTTTAAAATACACAAACTTTCCGAGAAAAACACGTTTATAGCTGAATCATATGTTTGTTCGATGaacaaaaagaacaacaaacatCAGTTGACCCTAATGTTTCGTTAAAGTGAAGATAATGTGGCAGCAGCAAACACACTGATGGAGGAGGCTCTTGTGGCAGCGACTTCCTGTCAGGTTTCTGCTGAACTACAATGTGGTTCAGTTGTTTTTTGCAACTTCTTAACTTCAAAATCCTGAACTTGCACTTATAGATGTTGAAGTTAAATATATCAAGAGCTGTTTGACACGAAgctcattttaaaacatttcataCGCAGGTCATTATTCAATTCTTAAATCCAAATGTCCAAACAAGcatgaaacataaaaaatacaCGAGAACACAACATAAGACCAGCCCAAAGCTGTTGAAATAAATGTCTTATGTTTGCTACTTTGTAAGAAATTCAATTGTGTTAAAGCAATGTATAGAAGCAGGCAACGTCTTCAACAACCGTGGGTCTCCTGCTCTGATAGCATGGATGTGCGTGTCCCCCCCGCCAGCCTTTCACTAGGTCACCTGAGACTGTGAAGGGTTCAGGTGGTGGGGAGAGCTAAAAGGTCTGAGATGTTTGCAGGAtaaataatatgcataaataaTACCACACTCAACCAGAAGATGGGATTCAGGAATAGGATGGTCTGTCTGAATGTCTCCAACATAATATGTGAACAAGGTTCCCGGCCTGGTAACGAGCCCTCATTTAGAAAATAGCGTCATGGCTTTGTTACGCCCACAGAGTGCAAGCTGACCCATAGGGTGACATATTTTAGAAAATCCTTTATTctgaaatattaaataaaaacagaaatgtgagTCGGCTGATCGTCAGTGGCTTTTACTGGTCCCAGTGTTAACTGCAAACTGAACTTATTTGGACAAATGACaatataacaataacaatataattaaaaaaatcacagtattatataaaaatctcaatatttcaaaataCGCTAATAACAATACTTTCACtaaatattttcatttaaaatcaataggctaatagaatcaCAATAAACATAATATAGGTGGTTATGAATAAACGTGGGC
Proteins encoded in this window:
- the LOC133448030 gene encoding histone H1-like, giving the protein MAEVAPAPAPAKAAKKKVSKPKKAGPSAAELIVKAVAASKERSGVSAAAVKKALAAGGYDVDKNKARVNTAIKSLVTKGTLVQTKGTGASGSFKMSKNTDTKAKAPVNKAAPKANKPAAKKPAAAKKAKSAAAKKPAAAKKSPKKVKKPAALKKTAKSPKKVAKSPKKVAKSPKKVLKKAPKANKSPAKKVAKPKAKKAAPKKK